The Verrucomicrobiota bacterium nucleotide sequence TGAGGAGGAGAGCTATGTCGGCAAGGTGGTCGTCATTCCCGTAGGGGAGAACGATTTGGTGAATGGCCCTCGCTTTGAGTTCATGCGGCGCACCCTCCAGCGGGCCGAAGAGGAGAAAGCCGCCATGGTGGTGTTCGAGCTGAACACCCCGGGGGGCGATGCTTGGCAGACGGCCGGCATCATGATGGAGGAAATGCTCGATATGAGCATGCCTTTGATTGGCTATGTCAACACGCGCGCCATCTCGGCCGGTGCGCTCATTGCCTGCGCTTGCGACCGCATTTACATGGCCCCGGCTGGCTCCATCGGAGCGGCCGGGATCGTGAGTTCGGCTGGGGAAATCGAGGGCATGATGAAGAAGAAGGTGGAGGCGGCCTTCCTTCCTATGATGGAGAGTGTCGCCCTCGAGAAAGGAGGCGAGCGCCGCGCGGCCATTGTCCGGGCCATGATGATCCCGAGTGCGACCTTTGAGTGGAACGGGGAAGTGCTCGACGATGAGGAGACGCTGCTGGGCCTGTCCCCGCAACAGGCGGTCGAGGAAAATGCGAGCGGCGAACCGCTGCTGGCGGCTGGGATTGTGGCCGATTTGGAGGAGCTGTTGGCGCTGGAGGGGATGGAGGCGGAGACGGTCGAGGCCAAGCCTTTGGGCTTTGAGCTTTTCGCACAAATCGTGGCCAACTACGCGGCCATTCTGATTCTGGTGGGAATCGCGGCCGCATGGACGGAGGCGCAGGCCCCGGGCTTTGGGGTGGCGGGGGCGATTTCGCTGCTGGCTTTCGGCACGCTTTTCTTTGCGACCGGGGTGGCGGGCAAGCTCGGTGGATGGGAATTGGCTTTTGTCTTTGGGGTCGGGGTGGTGCTCTTGATTGTGGAGTTTTTCCTGCTTCCTGGCTTCCTCATTCCTGGCATTGTCGGGATGCTTTGTGTCATTGGTTCCCTGCTCACGGCCATGGTGGATCGGGTAGATTTGGAGAAGCTTCCCGGTCAGGAGGAGCTGGGGGTGGGCCAGATTTTTGAGGCACTTCGTGGACCGATGGTGCAACTCTCGCTGGGACTTTTAGGCGGCCTCATTTTGATTTTGGTCTTGATGCGCTACTTGCCGAAGACACGGGTCTTTGGAAGCTGGATGACGCTGGAATCGGCGGTCGCGGGCGGGGGCTCGGCGGCGGCCGTTCTGGAGACCCAGCCAGAGGAGTCGCCCAAGGGAAAGGTGGCCGTGGCCCAGACCGATTTGCGTCCGGCGGGCAAGATCGCTTGGAACAATGAGATTCTGGACGCCACCACCAAGGGGCGCTTGGCTGCCAAGGGAGCTGAAGTGAGGATTCTTCGGCGAGAGGCGGGGGTCTGGGTGGTGGAGGAGCTCGACGAGTGAACCGAAATCCACTCGGCCACTCTACCAGCCAATTCTGCAGCTTGGTATAAGAAGGGAAGAGAATCGAACCAGGATGCCTCCTGCTGGATTTCTTTAGGTCAAGCCAGGTGATGGAGGCAGTCTTTGACGAGGGCTGCCCCGCGGTAGATGAATCCGGTGTAGAGTTGGATCAGATGGGCCCCGGCCTCTTGTTTGGCCCGGGCATCGGAACCATTCAGGATGCCTCCGACGCCGATGAGGGGGAAGTCCGGGCCGAGGTGGTGGCGGAGGCAGGCGATGACTTCGGTGGCGCGTTCGGTCAGGGGTCGGCCGCTCAGTCCACCCGCCTCGCCGCTCAGCGGGTTCCCCGAGATGGCCTCTCGGGCGAGGGTGGTGTTGGTGGCGATGACGCCGTCCGCGCCGGCTTCCTTGAGGGCGTGGGCGACGGTCGCGATCTCGTCATCGCTCAGGTCGGGCGCGATTTTGACCGCCAAGGGGACCGAGCGCTGGGAGCTTTGGTTGAGGGCGTCGAGGCGTTTGCGCAGTCCGCCGACCAGCCGGAGCAGGGCCTCGCGACCTTGCAGTTCGCGCAGGCCTGGGGTGTTGGGCGAGGAGAAGTTGACTGCCAGGTAATCAGCCACGGGGTGGGCCGCCTCCAAGCAGTAGAGGTAATCATGGAAGGCTTGCTCGTTGGGAGTGGCTTTGTTCTTGCCGATGTTGACCCCGAGGACGCCGGTGTAGCGGTGCCTTTGGAGACGAGCGACTGCCGCGTCCACTCCGTGGTTGTTGAAGCCCATCCGGTTGATGATGGCCTCTTCGGGAAGGAGGCGGAAGAGGCGGGGCGGGGGATTGCCTGCTTGAGGCTGGGGAGTGAGGGTGCCGACCTCAAGGAAGCCAAAGCCCATCGCGCCAAAGCCTTCTACGGCTTCCGCATCTTTGTCCAAGCCGGCGGCCAGGCCCACGGGGTTCGGGAAGGTCAGGCCCATGCATTCGACGGGTCGGCCCGGGAGCCTGCGAGGCGAGCGAAGCAGGCCGGTTTTCCCGGCCAGGGAGAGCCAGCGGAGGGTCTGGACGTGCGCGGTTTCCGCGTCCCAGCGGAAGAGCAAGGAGCGGAGGAGAGGGTAGGTGGCGGCTGCCAGACGCAGCCCGAGAGGCAGGCGCAAGGTGGCAGAGGAGGCGTCAGATTTCATGGGCGTTCCGCTTGACCGATGAGGGCGGCCCAGCATAGTCAGCGCTTCCCCTCTGTGAAACCATTTCTTCATGGAAGCGCTGGCGACGGTGCGGGCACTTCGCTTGGGGAGCGCTTGATTGAGAACACCTTATCGCGAATGGAGGCCATCTACGAAGGGAAAGCCAAGCGCTTGTTCGCGACCGACCACCCCCACGAACTCCTGATGGAGTTCAAGAACGATGCCACGGCCTTCGATGGGAAGAAAAAGGCCGAGTTCGAGGAGAAGGGCCTCCTCAACACCGCCATCAGTCTCCTGATTTTTGAGCTTTTGGGAAAGCGCGGAATCGAACACCACTTGGTCCGCTCGGTCGATGAGACGCGGGTCATCGTGAAGAAGGTCGAGATCCTTCTGGTGGAGGTCATCGTGCGGAATGTGGCGGCGGGCGGCTTCAGCCGGAAATATGGCGTGGAAGAGGGCAGGCCTTTCTCCGCGCCCACGGTGGAATTTTCCTACAAGAGCGATGAGTTGGGCGATCCCCTTCTCAATGACGATCACATTCGCGAGCTGGGCCTGGCCACGGCGGAGGATTTGGCTTTTCTGCGCGAGGCGGCTCTGCGAGTGAACGAGATTTTAAGCGAGCTTTTTGCCAAGGCGGGCCTGCGGCTGGTCGATTTCAAGCTGGAGTTTGGTCGCTTGGCTGAGGATCCATCCCGAATGGTGTTGGCGGACGAGATCAGCCCGGATGGTTGCCGCCTGTGGGACTTGGAAACCAATGAGAAGATGGACAAGGACCGCTTCCGACGCGATCTCGGCGGGGTCATGGAAAGCTACCGCGAGGTGCTTCGTCGCCTGCAAACCGTGTTAAAGGATGGAACTGCGAGTTGAGGTCAAAAGCCGCTACCAAGAGCCGGAGGATGCCTCGCAGCTCCTTTATGCGCCGCTCTCCTACGAGGCCTCGGTCCTCCAAAGCCGCCTCTACCATCTTGACTTTGCGGGCCAGCTGGAGGCGGCCCAGAACTTTGTCCGCAAGGTGCTGGTGGACCCTGTCAGTCAGGAGGTGGGCTGGGACGGGCGGCCCTTGGTGGCGGGGGCCAAGTTCTTTCTCGATTACGGAATGAAGGCGGGTGCGCTCGATTTGGAGAAAGAGGCCATTCTGAGCTACTACCGGAATTTGACCGAGAAGCCTTTCGCTTTGGAGGGCTTGCGACTGGCTACGCGGGTCTATGTCTTCGGGGACTCGGTCGAGGAGACGCCTTTCGTCCGAGACATTTGCAATCCTGCCATCCATTCTTGGTCGATCGCGACCGCTACCGCCTGATCTCCCGTGCCCGAAACCAGCCAAGCGAGTTTCCAGTCCCTTCCGCTCCTCGATCTCGATCCCGACGCCTTGGAGGCGCTCAGTCGGGAACGCAAGCTGTCCCTCCTGCGCGAGGACATGCTCGTCATCCAGGCCTACTTCCAGAAGG carries:
- a CDS encoding quinone-dependent dihydroorotate dehydrogenase: MKSDASSATLRLPLGLRLAAATYPLLRSLLFRWDAETAHVQTLRWLSLAGKTGLLRSPRRLPGRPVECMGLTFPNPVGLAAGLDKDAEAVEGFGAMGFGFLEVGTLTPQPQAGNPPPRLFRLLPEEAIINRMGFNNHGVDAAVARLQRHRYTGVLGVNIGKNKATPNEQAFHDYLYCLEAAHPVADYLAVNFSSPNTPGLRELQGREALLRLVGGLRKRLDALNQSSQRSVPLAVKIAPDLSDDEIATVAHALKEAGADGVIATNTTLAREAISGNPLSGEAGGLSGRPLTERATEVIACLRHHLGPDFPLIGVGGILNGSDARAKQEAGAHLIQLYTGFIYRGAALVKDCLHHLA
- the purC gene encoding phosphoribosylaminoimidazolesuccinocarboxamide synthase: MEAIYEGKAKRLFATDHPHELLMEFKNDATAFDGKKKAEFEEKGLLNTAISLLIFELLGKRGIEHHLVRSVDETRVIVKKVEILLVEVIVRNVAAGGFSRKYGVEEGRPFSAPTVEFSYKSDELGDPLLNDDHIRELGLATAEDLAFLREAALRVNEILSELFAKAGLRLVDFKLEFGRLAEDPSRMVLADEISPDGCRLWDLETNEKMDKDRFRRDLGGVMESYREVLRRLQTVLKDGTAS
- a CDS encoding S49 family peptidase — encoded protein: MRTLCFALSLVFGSVFPSAGAEVLVVKVEDALLKNGAKLRFIEKVLTRAQEEKLPAVIFQIEAKQGSYDEVSRVLSTVAESEVTTVAWIPSEAVGPGALFALGCDQIYLGPLGVIGGEQLVKVAEEAEDQVLAETGVSDVTLAKVRAIAGYKERDPKLAQAFLDPKMEFALPSGEVLSAKGSLLALSAAEATMEVEGAPLLANGVAKSLEGLLQEAGLPSDFVMVDREGWKDFLAARDRSGTEEKRRKMVAVETEEEEVAQAREQGESKPTKKIFGRSEEESYVGKVVVIPVGENDLVNGPRFEFMRRTLQRAEEEKAAMVVFELNTPGGDAWQTAGIMMEEMLDMSMPLIGYVNTRAISAGALIACACDRIYMAPAGSIGAAGIVSSAGEIEGMMKKKVEAAFLPMMESVALEKGGERRAAIVRAMMIPSATFEWNGEVLDDEETLLGLSPQQAVEENASGEPLLAAGIVADLEELLALEGMEAETVEAKPLGFELFAQIVANYAAILILVGIAAAWTEAQAPGFGVAGAISLLAFGTLFFATGVAGKLGGWELAFVFGVGVVLLIVEFFLLPGFLIPGIVGMLCVIGSLLTAMVDRVDLEKLPGQEELGVGQIFEALRGPMVQLSLGLLGGLILILVLMRYLPKTRVFGSWMTLESAVAGGGSAAAVLETQPEESPKGKVAVAQTDLRPAGKIAWNNEILDATTKGRLAAKGAEVRILRREAGVWVVEELDE